From the genome of Thermosynechococcus sp. NK55a:
TGGTGGTTCTGGGCTACGTACTTGTGGGCTGGTATTTGTCTGCCTATCCTTGGATGTGGTCGGCCTATGCTTCTTTTTTGCAGCTATTCTAACAGTGTTTCTCGTGGGTGGCACCTCTAGCCTCTTGCGATCGCGCCAGAGCAACCCTAGAAATATCTTTAGTAGCTTAATGATGCGCGTGGGCACCCCCAGTCTCTTTACAGTGCTGGTGCTGAGTACCGCTGTGACCCTTGCCATTATTGCCTTTCGGGTCTTTAGTGTGATTGCCATCCTCATTGGCACCGAAATTCTCGTGCGGATTGAAATGAAAGCCGCCGGCTACAAGAACTGGCAAATTATGCTAGTGGTCATTCAAATGGCGATTTTAGGGGTGTTCATTGGCCGGAGTATTGGGCACTACATACCATCCTCTCCAGAGCAATCATTATCGTTTCTCATCCTAAAGGAGTAAGTTTTCTAGAGCACGCAAATTAGTAATGCACAAGCAGTCTTGAGTGCGGCGAATAATCCCCTTACGCTCCAGTTTCCCCAGCACCCGTGTCACCGTTTCTCGCGCCATGCCACTCAGACTACTTAATTCACGGTGGGGTAGATTGGGAATTTCTAAGCCATCGGTTCCCTGTCGCCCTTGACCATCTGCCAAAAACAGCAGAATATCCGCCACCCGTGACATACTATCGGCTTCCCGCAGCCGCAGCCGCCGATTCACTTGCCGTAGCCGTCGTGCCATTAACTTGGCGAGGCGTATTCCTGCTTGGGGTTCAGTATTGACGAGATTGACAAAATCCGCCGCGGGCATGTTGGCCACAACCGTCGGTGTTAGGGTAATCACATCCGTTGAGCGGGGCACTTCCTCTAGGGGTGCCATTTCGCCAAAGAGTTCTCCAGGGCCAAGGATATTCAGGGTGATTTCTTTGCCATCCATGTTGTAGGTGCGAATTTTGACCCAGCCACTGAGAATAAAGTAAACCGATGTGCCCCAGTCATTCTCCAGCAGGAT
Proteins encoded in this window:
- a CDS encoding Crp/Fnr family transcriptional regulator: MQQRRSSPAPELSLQNTPFFRDLPQAVVEKALAHVVTRQHPANRVILLENDWGTSVYFILSGWVKIRTYNMDGKEITLNILGPGELFGEMAPLEEVPRSTDVITLTPTVVANMPAADFVNLVNTEPQAGIRLAKLMARRLRQVNRRLRLREADSMSRVADILLFLADGQGRQGTDGLEIPNLPHRELSSLSGMARETVTRVLGKLERKGIIRRTQDCLCITNLRALENLLL